The following coding sequences are from one Rathayibacter sp. VKM Ac-2760 window:
- a CDS encoding alpha/beta hydrolase, giving the protein MPTTASRPTIFALHGLGLSGRLFDPLAAELAGTADVVAIDLPGYGDRNDDADLSLEAMTTAAIRAIRENGAARWLLVGHSMGGKVASLVAARTLSGRSGLFGLAGVVLLAGSPLSPEPMPEEKRAEMLGWVADGPLDEEQARTFLEQNIGGQLPAAQESQSLADLRRSSPAAWREWLETGSREDRTDAARALAALPALLIAGGDDGDLGADGQRTTNARTYPRARLLELPGAGHLLPVERPAEVAAAIRAFWRDEAGTGPAVPDDATTTIRSARTSSRVRAIFAARLLADDPGRAPAALTAAQLATLRAIADRVVPQDEDAGRIDLAARVDAQLAAGRGDGWRNAELPRDTEAYALALDALAGFADLTAAEQDARLESLGSAPLGAFGADQAKAWFEDCCNDLVRQWLAHPASMARIGFDGYATGGDTLPLSGFTSLAAGERDAWEPDTGSASTNTTSTSTRSHE; this is encoded by the coding sequence ATGCCCACGACCGCGAGTCGGCCGACGATCTTCGCCCTGCACGGGCTCGGCCTCAGCGGCCGCCTCTTCGATCCGCTCGCCGCGGAGCTCGCCGGCACGGCGGACGTGGTGGCGATCGATCTGCCGGGGTACGGCGATCGGAACGACGACGCAGACCTCTCGCTCGAGGCGATGACGACGGCGGCGATCCGCGCGATCCGCGAGAACGGCGCCGCGCGCTGGCTGCTCGTCGGGCACAGCATGGGCGGCAAGGTCGCCTCGCTCGTCGCGGCGCGCACGCTCTCCGGCCGGTCGGGGCTGTTCGGGCTCGCCGGGGTCGTCCTGCTCGCCGGCTCGCCGCTCTCGCCCGAGCCCATGCCGGAGGAGAAGCGCGCCGAGATGCTCGGCTGGGTCGCCGACGGTCCCCTCGACGAGGAGCAGGCGCGCACCTTCCTCGAGCAGAACATCGGCGGCCAGCTGCCCGCCGCCCAGGAGTCGCAGTCGCTCGCCGATCTGCGCCGCTCCTCCCCCGCCGCCTGGCGCGAGTGGCTGGAGACCGGCAGCCGCGAGGACCGGACGGACGCGGCCCGCGCGCTCGCGGCGCTGCCCGCCCTGCTGATCGCGGGCGGCGACGACGGCGACCTCGGCGCCGACGGCCAGCGCACGACCAACGCGCGCACCTACCCGCGCGCCCGCCTGCTCGAGCTGCCCGGCGCCGGCCACCTGCTGCCCGTGGAGCGGCCGGCCGAGGTCGCCGCCGCGATCCGCGCCTTCTGGCGCGACGAGGCCGGCACCGGACCGGCCGTCCCCGACGACGCCACGACAACCATCCGCTCGGCGCGCACCTCCTCCCGCGTGCGCGCGATCTTCGCCGCGCGACTGCTCGCCGACGACCCGGGCCGCGCGCCGGCGGCGCTCACGGCCGCCCAGCTGGCCACGCTCCGCGCGATCGCGGACCGCGTGGTGCCGCAGGACGAGGACGCCGGCCGGATCGATCTCGCCGCCCGCGTCGACGCGCAGCTGGCGGCCGGGCGCGGCGACGGCTGGCGGAACGCCGAGCTGCCCCGCGACACCGAGGCGTACGCGCTCGCGCTCGACGCACTCGCCGGTTTCGCCGACCTGACCGCCGCGGAGCAGGACGCGCGGCTGGAGTCGCTCGGCTCCGCACCGCTCGGGGCGTTCGGCGCCGACCAGGCGAAGGCCTGGTTCGAGGACTGCTGCAACGACCTGGTCCGCCAGTGGCTCGCGCACCCGGCGAGCATGGCGCGCATCGGGTTCGACGGCTACGCGACCGGAGGCGACACCCTGCCGCTCTCCGGCTTCACCTCCCTCGCCGCCGGCGAACGGGACGCCTGGGAGCCCGACACAGGGAGCGCCAGCACGAACACGACCAGCACCAGCACGAGGAGCCACGAGTGA
- a CDS encoding XRE family transcriptional regulator: MRTETGDLLIEARSRAGLHQREVAERAGVAQSMISAYETGAREPTVPTLRRLLSAAGFSLDLVLERSAAPAAALSGPVGHRVLRRRAELRRALRRRGILDARIFGSAARGDDRPDSDLDLLVTVPAGLGVLALASLERELAEILGAPVDLVPEQGLKEQVRHAIAPDLMPL, translated from the coding sequence ATGCGCACGGAGACCGGAGATCTGCTGATCGAGGCGCGATCGCGAGCCGGACTGCATCAGCGCGAGGTGGCGGAGCGTGCCGGGGTCGCCCAGAGCATGATCAGCGCCTACGAGACAGGAGCACGCGAGCCGACCGTCCCGACGCTGCGCCGTCTCCTCTCGGCGGCCGGCTTCAGCCTCGACCTCGTGCTCGAGCGGAGCGCCGCCCCGGCCGCGGCGCTTTCGGGACCGGTCGGGCACCGGGTCCTGCGCCGTCGCGCCGAGCTCCGGCGGGCGCTGCGCCGTCGCGGCATCCTCGACGCGCGGATCTTCGGATCCGCGGCTCGCGGAGACGATCGACCCGACAGCGACCTCGATCTCCTCGTGACGGTCCCGGCCGGTCTCGGTGTCCTCGCGCTCGCGAGCCTCGAGCGTGAACTGGCCGAGATCCTCGGCGCTCCCGTCGACCTGGTCCCCGAGCAAGGTCTCAAGGAGCAGGTGCGCCACGCCATCGCGCCGGACCTGATGCCGCTGTGA